A window of Desulfovibrio litoralis DSM 11393 contains these coding sequences:
- a CDS encoding sugar 3,4-ketoisomerase: MVDYSLLNFQVAGDHTGNLIALEKGKHFPFEIKRVYYIWGTAANAVRGKHAHRKLEQAIICTSGSCDFILDNGKEKVTVHLNSPTQGLYIKHNIWREFTNFSPDCVVMVLASEHYDESDYIRDYDVFLQELENSSSSK; the protein is encoded by the coding sequence ATGGTAGATTATTCTCTCTTAAACTTTCAGGTAGCAGGCGACCACACGGGTAACCTTATCGCCTTAGAAAAAGGAAAACATTTCCCTTTTGAGATCAAAAGAGTTTATTATATCTGGGGAACAGCCGCCAATGCCGTGCGTGGCAAACATGCACATCGCAAACTAGAGCAAGCTATAATCTGTACATCTGGTTCGTGCGATTTTATTTTGGATAATGGGAAAGAAAAAGTAACCGTTCATCTCAATTCTCCCACACAAGGCTTATATATTAAACATAATATTTGGCGTGAATTCACAAATTTCAGCCCTGATTGTGTTGTAATGGTTTTAGCCTCAGAACACTATGACGAAAGCGATTATATCAGAGATTATGATGTTTTTTTACAAGAACTTGAAAACTCTTCATCGTCTAAATAA
- a CDS encoding histidinol-phosphatase has protein sequence MITVDLHSHTKYSHAQASSQEMYNAALIKGLKIFGFSEHSPRPSAYIYPQDYQERLNANFKNYHNEVKALQNNSDGILVLHGLELDYIREEESYVKTLCQAEAYDYVIAGLHFLGKWGFDSSAKDWEVLSEEQAFKYYEEYYNDLYRLTQTGLFNIVAHPDLIKIFSVHIFKRWLNMPSSQALVYKALKGIKESGMAMEISSAGLRKPCNEIYPCDVLMQMAAELKLPISFGSDAHCVNTVAFGFDLLETYAKKFGFTQSVYFKERKMISQAF, from the coding sequence TTGATTACTGTTGACCTACACTCACACACAAAATATTCGCACGCTCAGGCAAGCTCTCAAGAAATGTATAACGCCGCTTTAATAAAAGGGCTTAAAATATTTGGATTTTCAGAACATTCACCACGCCCTTCGGCTTATATTTATCCTCAGGATTATCAAGAACGTTTAAACGCAAATTTTAAAAATTATCATAACGAAGTAAAAGCGTTACAAAATAACTCTGATGGAATTTTGGTTCTCCATGGTTTAGAGCTTGATTATATTAGAGAAGAAGAGTCTTATGTCAAAACTTTGTGTCAGGCAGAGGCTTATGATTATGTCATTGCCGGGTTACATTTTTTAGGTAAGTGGGGCTTTGACTCTTCGGCAAAAGATTGGGAAGTTCTTAGTGAAGAACAAGCCTTTAAATATTATGAAGAATATTATAACGATCTTTATCGCCTAACTCAAACTGGCTTATTTAATATTGTCGCTCACCCTGATTTGATTAAGATCTTTTCTGTACATATTTTCAAACGCTGGCTTAATATGCCAAGCTCACAAGCTCTTGTTTATAAAGCCTTAAAAGGTATAAAAGAGAGTGGAATGGCTATGGAAATTTCTTCTGCGGGCTTACGCAAACCTTGTAATGAAATTTACCCTTGCGATGTGTTAATGCAGATGGCTGCCGAATTAAAGTTGCCGATTAGCTTTGGCTCTGATGCTCATTGTGTGAATACGGTGGCTTTTGGTTTTGATTTACTTGAAACTTATGCGAAAAAATTTGGCTTTACCCAAAGCGTTTACTTTAAAGAAAGAAAGATGATTAGCCAAGCGTTTTAA
- a CDS encoding late competence development ComFB family protein: MSKNRDKYEFGDANLYDIRNRNELRVIKAIEEYLQDNQFLGFNAKDIQDIYALALNNLPARYTQVGTIVLRDPVKDYEVSEAVERSALQVQKVPKH; the protein is encoded by the coding sequence GTGTCAAAAAACCGTGATAAATATGAATTTGGTGATGCCAATTTATACGATATTAGAAATCGTAATGAATTGCGAGTAATTAAAGCTATTGAAGAATACCTGCAAGACAACCAGTTTTTAGGTTTTAACGCAAAAGATATTCAAGACATTTATGCTTTGGCTCTTAATAACCTTCCGGCACGTTATACTCAAGTTGGAACTATTGTTTTAAGAGATCCGGTTAAAGATTATGAGGTCTCCGAAGCAGTTGAGCGTTCGGCTCTTCAGGTTCAAAAAGTTCCTAAACATTAA
- a CDS encoding 1,4-dihydroxy-6-naphthoate synthase has protein sequence MQSLTVGISPCPNDTYIFHALIKNLVASPASCRWFLEDVETLNLALINKDFIADFDVCKVSIGALPYILDEYVVLRSGGALGLGCGPVLLAEKGTTLEALKDISLAVPGLYTTANNLLSVYGRMNNTFYGERVPLRFDLIMPAIQEKRFKAGVVIHEGRFTYQDYGLECLLDLGQWWEGTFNLPLPLGVIVAKRSLGYKNLLALEEAIRRSIKYAEANPLVTLSYIKEHAQELNDAVIASHINTFVTKWSYNYDKSGEEAILTFLKHHSNSENKKIDFHTVFVE, from the coding sequence ATGCAGAGCTTAACTGTTGGAATTTCTCCTTGTCCGAATGATACTTATATCTTTCATGCTCTAATTAAAAATTTAGTTGCTTCTCCCGCTTCCTGTCGTTGGTTTTTGGAAGATGTAGAAACTTTAAATTTGGCTTTGATTAATAAAGATTTTATTGCCGATTTTGATGTGTGTAAGGTATCTATCGGAGCTTTACCCTATATTTTAGATGAATATGTTGTTTTGCGATCAGGTGGTGCTTTAGGTTTGGGCTGTGGTCCTGTTCTTTTAGCTGAAAAAGGTACAACGCTTGAAGCGTTAAAAGATATTTCTTTAGCTGTTCCCGGTTTATATACAACGGCAAACAACCTGTTGTCTGTATATGGACGTATGAACAATACTTTTTATGGCGAGAGAGTTCCTTTGCGTTTTGATTTAATCATGCCGGCTATTCAAGAAAAGCGTTTTAAGGCGGGCGTTGTGATTCACGAGGGGCGTTTTACTTATCAAGACTATGGCTTGGAATGTTTGCTCGATTTAGGTCAATGGTGGGAAGGGACGTTTAATTTACCTCTGCCTTTAGGGGTGATTGTTGCGAAAAGAAGTTTAGGATACAAGAACCTTTTAGCTTTGGAAGAAGCGATTCGCCGGAGTATAAAATATGCCGAGGCTAATCCGCTTGTAACCCTTTCATATATAAAAGAACATGCACAAGAACTGAATGATGCTGTTATTGCCTCACATATCAACACTTTTGTTACAAAGTGGAGCTATAATTATGATAAAAGCGGTGAAGAGGCGATTTTAACTTTTTTAAAGCACCACTCAAACTCAGAAAATAAAAAAATTGATTTTCATACTGTTTTTGTTGAATAA